In Providencia zhijiangensis, a single window of DNA contains:
- the xseA gene encoding exodeoxyribonuclease VII large subunit, whose product MSTQQNSAIYSVSKLNQTVRELLDTQMGRIWLTAEISNFSQPSSGHWYLTLKDDRAQVRAAMFRGQNTRVTFRPQNGQQVLVRATVTLYEPRGDYQLIIESMQPAGEGLLQQRFELLKQTLNAQGLFDVIHKQALPSPAKRVGIITSATGAALHDILNILHRRDPSLPVVIYPTAVQGDLAPTQIARAIELANLRNECDVLIVGRGGGSLEDLWAFNEEVVARAIFASRLPIISAVGHETDVTIADYVADVRAPTPSAAAELVSRNQTEMLRQLKSGQQHLEMAMDYYLAAQQQRFARLQHRLQQQHPQLRLARQQNQLSALRQKLTNAISRQLQSATFKFDKNQRRLMQNDLRPQLQRQQRQLQQTQYHLQNMLTQLVNNYRQRFAVACSKMEAVSPLATLARGFSISETAEGAVLKKTSQVKLGQQLKTRLNDGWVESQVTNIQKVRAKRSTK is encoded by the coding sequence ATGTCGACTCAACAAAATAGCGCAATTTACTCAGTCAGCAAACTCAACCAAACGGTAAGAGAACTTCTTGATACCCAAATGGGACGAATTTGGTTAACGGCCGAAATTTCCAATTTTTCGCAGCCAAGTTCGGGACATTGGTACCTGACACTCAAAGATGATCGTGCCCAAGTTCGCGCGGCGATGTTCCGTGGGCAAAATACTCGCGTCACCTTCCGTCCACAAAATGGGCAGCAGGTGTTAGTCCGTGCCACTGTCACACTGTATGAGCCGCGTGGAGACTATCAGCTAATCATCGAAAGCATGCAACCCGCTGGTGAAGGTCTACTGCAACAGCGCTTCGAGCTACTCAAACAAACCCTTAATGCCCAAGGGCTATTTGATGTTATTCACAAACAAGCCTTGCCATCTCCAGCAAAACGCGTGGGTATTATTACCTCTGCAACTGGTGCTGCCCTGCATGATATTTTAAATATTCTACATCGCCGTGACCCATCCCTACCCGTGGTTATCTACCCGACAGCTGTTCAAGGGGATTTAGCGCCTACGCAAATCGCCAGAGCCATCGAGCTGGCAAACCTGCGCAATGAGTGTGATGTGCTCATTGTGGGCCGCGGAGGCGGTTCACTGGAAGATTTATGGGCATTCAACGAAGAGGTCGTAGCACGCGCCATTTTTGCTAGCCGATTACCAATCATTAGCGCCGTTGGGCATGAAACGGATGTGACCATCGCCGATTATGTTGCCGATGTACGTGCACCTACGCCATCGGCAGCCGCGGAGCTTGTCAGTCGCAATCAAACCGAGATGCTTCGCCAATTGAAGTCAGGGCAACAGCACCTAGAGATGGCGATGGATTATTATCTGGCGGCGCAGCAGCAACGTTTTGCACGTCTGCAGCATCGTTTACAGCAGCAACACCCGCAATTACGCCTTGCTCGGCAACAAAATCAGCTTTCAGCTTTGCGCCAAAAACTGACCAATGCCATCAGCCGCCAGCTACAATCGGCCACCTTTAAATTCGATAAAAACCAACGCCGCTTGATGCAAAATGACCTGCGCCCTCAATTGCAACGCCAACAGCGCCAATTGCAGCAAACTCAGTACCATTTACAAAATATGCTGACCCAGTTGGTGAATAACTACCGCCAGCGTTTTGCTGTTGCCTGTTCCAAAATGGAGGCTGTTAGCCCGCTTGCTACCCTCGCCCGAGGTTTCAGCATCAGCGAAACCGCTGAAGGCGCTGTATTGAAAAAAACCAGCCAAGTGAAATTAGGCCAACAGCTCAAAACTCGCTTAAATGATGGTTGGGTTGAAAGCCAAGTGACCAATATTCAGAAGGTTCGAGCGAAAAGATCAACCAAATAG
- a CDS encoding TonB-dependent receptor domain-containing protein: MNNKIIIMVAGTISASFHGFALSENTQQTNKQKDDVVNFSQLKVSGAQKQTPLVKALEKPGAYSAVGTENKLQSMDKIIRSMPGTYTQMDASQGTINVNIRGLSGFGRVNMMVDGVTQSYYGISPSKFTHGMQPSNDFGSLIDPNFIVEVEVEKGQLNGSNSVNALAGSANFRTLSIDDVIFKDNLWGVRSKGSWGDNGLGYNGMVSVAGKTLLNEGDGYFGGLIAVSGHNIPGSYKNGDGFDTDEFATDPTFKQKPQSQLTKLKYKPNDSHEVEFSGRFLQNKLTSRKINSEDYYLKYKYTPINELIDVEVLASHGFNTQKFQGEPIGGALKDAESENKSDSINISNTSRFSYGDTDFKWQVGSKLMKTKYQKITKPVEDPNTITYNPFSPSGTQDIASLYTQFEAQYDIYTATFDLNYLNYRVQGYKPACDETEKCFPQEASTLNLRESGINPGVLVSAQIIPEFQPFVSYAHSMRAPNSQEAFFSQNGGQSMNPFLKGEKAQTWQIGFNSFKPDLVVEGDQFNLKALWFHTHIKDYITSKSFMLCRATSQEEFDWCLINDDVWDKENPDIFQRADMYVNDPRDVNLRGYELQANYDAGVFYSMVSYTKESGKQPVSINSTSVFSAGDFTQLPEYYVTLDSGVRLFDEKLTVGSTVTWTGPSKRISPVPDGDMNGDAMTEKYEKQPTIVDLYADYEINKHFKLMMAINNLTNENYTDVLNRANSGAVMEERGRNNETGRGRSYMIGGQVRF, encoded by the coding sequence ATGAATAATAAAATAATAATCATGGTAGCTGGGACTATTTCCGCTAGCTTCCACGGCTTCGCTTTGTCTGAAAATACACAGCAGACAAATAAGCAGAAAGATGATGTGGTTAATTTTAGCCAATTAAAAGTGTCGGGCGCACAAAAACAAACGCCGTTGGTCAAAGCCTTGGAAAAACCGGGGGCCTATAGCGCAGTCGGTACCGAAAATAAATTACAATCCATGGATAAAATTATCCGTTCGATGCCCGGAACCTATACCCAAATGGATGCGAGCCAAGGCACCATCAACGTGAATATTCGCGGGCTGAGTGGTTTTGGGCGCGTGAATATGATGGTCGATGGCGTCACGCAAAGCTATTACGGTATATCGCCGAGTAAGTTCACCCATGGCATGCAGCCGAGTAATGACTTTGGCTCACTTATTGACCCTAACTTTATTGTGGAGGTTGAGGTAGAAAAAGGGCAATTGAATGGCAGCAACAGTGTTAACGCCTTAGCGGGAAGCGCAAACTTTCGAACCTTATCTATCGATGATGTGATTTTCAAAGATAATTTATGGGGAGTACGTAGCAAAGGGAGCTGGGGAGATAATGGACTCGGCTATAACGGCATGGTTTCGGTTGCGGGAAAAACGTTATTAAATGAGGGTGACGGTTATTTTGGCGGCTTAATCGCTGTGAGTGGACACAATATCCCAGGCAGCTATAAAAATGGCGATGGCTTTGATACGGATGAATTTGCAACCGACCCGACATTCAAACAAAAACCGCAATCTCAATTAACTAAATTAAAATATAAACCGAATGATAGTCATGAAGTCGAATTCAGCGGCCGATTTTTACAAAACAAATTAACTAGCCGTAAGATTAACAGCGAAGATTATTACCTTAAATATAAATACACGCCAATCAATGAATTGATTGATGTGGAAGTGCTGGCGAGCCATGGATTTAATACTCAAAAATTCCAAGGAGAGCCAATTGGCGGTGCATTAAAAGACGCAGAATCAGAAAACAAATCTGACAGTATTAATATTTCCAATACTAGCCGTTTTTCTTATGGTGACACTGATTTTAAGTGGCAGGTTGGTTCGAAATTAATGAAGACCAAATACCAAAAAATCACAAAACCAGTAGAAGATCCGAACACTATTACTTACAACCCATTCTCGCCGAGTGGCACACAAGATATTGCGAGTTTGTATACGCAATTTGAGGCGCAGTACGATATTTATACTGCTACATTCGACCTCAATTATTTAAATTATCGCGTTCAAGGATATAAACCCGCTTGTGATGAAACCGAGAAATGCTTCCCTCAAGAAGCCAGTACGTTAAATTTACGAGAAAGTGGTATTAACCCAGGTGTGTTAGTCTCGGCACAAATTATTCCTGAATTTCAGCCATTTGTGAGTTACGCGCATTCGATGCGTGCGCCGAACTCTCAAGAAGCCTTTTTCTCCCAAAATGGCGGTCAGAGTATGAACCCATTCCTAAAAGGGGAAAAAGCACAAACTTGGCAAATTGGTTTTAATAGCTTTAAGCCAGATTTAGTGGTGGAAGGAGACCAGTTTAATCTGAAAGCGCTGTGGTTCCACACTCATATCAAGGACTACATTACCAGTAAATCCTTCATGCTATGTCGTGCAACTTCTCAAGAAGAATTTGATTGGTGCTTAATTAACGACGATGTGTGGGATAAAGAAAATCCAGATATTTTCCAACGTGCAGATATGTATGTGAACGATCCTCGGGATGTCAATTTGCGCGGCTACGAGTTGCAAGCGAACTACGATGCTGGGGTATTTTACTCCATGGTTTCCTACACCAAAGAGTCTGGTAAGCAACCCGTGTCAATTAACAGCACTTCGGTATTTAGTGCAGGGGACTTTACCCAACTACCTGAATATTATGTGACTTTAGATTCGGGTGTTCGCCTGTTTGATGAAAAACTGACCGTAGGCTCGACAGTGACATGGACGGGGCCATCTAAACGTATCAGCCCGGTTCCTGACGGTGACATGAACGGGGATGCGATGACGGAGAAGTATGAAAAACAGCCAACTATCGTTGACCTGTACGCAGACTATGAAATCAATAAACACTTCAAGTTAATGATGGCGATTAATAACCTCACTAATGAAAACTACACCGACGTGTTAAACCGTGCAAACTCTGGCGCAGTGATGGAAGAACGTGGCAGAAATAATGAAACGGGAAGAGGGCGCAGTTATATGATTGGCGGTCAAGTGCGCTTCTGA
- the aes gene encoding acetyl esterase: MKTTNKINVLDLISPEMQKVIQYYEQQTSVEPTDESYAAQRLAYNEDRRYWNANAPELFRVEDMTVKTAKCDVVTRVYHPIEHTPATLFYLHGGGFILGNLDTHDRIMRLLALYSGCTVIGVDYSLSPEARYPQAIEEAVAVCQFYSQHAEKYSLNMHRIGFAGDSAGAMLSLATVLWLRDKQIYCGDVCAVLLWYGLYGLQDSSSRRLYGGEWDGLRREDLQEYDNAYLGEQGSREEPYYCLFNNDLTRDIPPCFIASAEYDPLLDDSVTLFQTFQSHKIPCEYRMYPGTLHAFLHYSRIMPTADNAIRDGAEYLKKQLFG, encoded by the coding sequence ATGAAAACAACCAATAAAATCAATGTGCTTGATTTAATTTCGCCAGAGATGCAAAAAGTAATTCAATACTATGAGCAACAGACATCGGTGGAGCCAACCGACGAAAGTTATGCAGCTCAGCGCCTTGCTTATAATGAAGATCGTCGTTATTGGAATGCCAATGCTCCGGAGCTCTTTCGTGTTGAAGACATGACGGTTAAAACTGCTAAATGTGACGTTGTCACGAGAGTGTATCATCCTATTGAACATACGCCTGCTACACTGTTTTATTTGCATGGTGGCGGGTTTATCCTCGGTAACCTCGATACCCATGACCGAATTATGCGTTTATTAGCATTGTATTCAGGCTGTACTGTGATAGGTGTTGATTATTCGCTTTCCCCTGAAGCTCGTTATCCTCAAGCGATTGAGGAAGCGGTAGCGGTATGCCAGTTTTATTCTCAACACGCTGAAAAATATTCGTTGAATATGCACCGCATTGGGTTTGCGGGGGACTCTGCTGGAGCGATGTTATCCCTTGCTACCGTATTATGGTTACGGGATAAACAAATCTACTGTGGTGATGTTTGTGCAGTTTTACTGTGGTATGGATTGTATGGCTTACAAGATTCCAGCAGTCGCCGTTTGTATGGCGGTGAATGGGATGGGTTAAGACGAGAAGATCTCCAAGAGTATGACAATGCTTACTTAGGCGAACAAGGAAGCCGTGAAGAGCCTTACTATTGCTTGTTTAATAATGACCTAACGCGAGACATTCCACCTTGTTTTATTGCGAGTGCGGAATATGATCCGTTACTTGATGATAGCGTGACATTATTTCAAACGTTTCAATCGCATAAAATACCTTGTGAATACCGAATGTATCCGGGGACACTGCATGCCTTTTTACATTACTCCCGCATCATGCCAACGGCGGATAACGCCATTCGAGATGGTGCGGAATATTTGAAAAAACAGCTATTTGGTTGA
- the guaB gene encoding IMP dehydrogenase encodes MLRIKKEALTFDDVLLVPAHSTVLPNTADLSTQLTAKIRLNIPMLSAAMDTVTESDLAIALAQEGGIGFIHKNMSIERQAEEVRRVKKHESGVVTDPVTVTPETTIREVQEMAERNGFAGYPVVSKDNSLVGIITGRDVRFVTDLDQPVTAVMTPKERLVTVKEGEAREVVLQKMHEQRVEKALVIDDNFHLLGMITVKDFQKAERKPNACKDEQGRLRVGAAVGAGPGNEERVDALVAAGVDVLLIDSSHGHSEGVLQRIRETRQKYPDLQIIGGNVATAEGAKALADAGVSAVKVGIGPGSICTTRIVTGVGVPQITAIAEAAGALEGTGIPVIADGGIRFSGDISKAIAAGAACVMVGSMFAGTEESPGETILFQGRTYKAYRGMGSLGAMSKGSSDRYFQSDNAADKLVPEGIEGRVAYKGRLKEIIHQQMGGLRSCMGLTGCGTIDMLRTKAEFVRISGAGIQESHVHDVTITKESPNYRLGQ; translated from the coding sequence ATGTTACGCATTAAAAAAGAAGCACTAACTTTCGACGATGTTTTACTCGTCCCTGCACACTCAACTGTACTGCCAAACACGGCAGATCTGTCCACTCAACTGACCGCAAAAATCCGCCTGAACATTCCTATGCTCTCCGCAGCGATGGATACTGTCACCGAATCTGATCTGGCTATCGCACTAGCTCAAGAAGGTGGTATTGGATTTATCCATAAAAACATGTCCATTGAGCGTCAAGCTGAAGAAGTCCGTCGTGTGAAAAAACATGAAAGCGGCGTAGTGACTGATCCTGTCACTGTTACCCCAGAAACCACAATTCGTGAAGTGCAAGAAATGGCTGAACGCAATGGTTTCGCAGGTTATCCTGTTGTCTCTAAAGATAATTCTTTAGTGGGTATCATTACAGGTCGTGACGTCCGTTTCGTAACGGATTTAGACCAACCAGTGACTGCGGTGATGACGCCAAAAGAGCGTTTAGTGACCGTGAAAGAAGGCGAAGCACGCGAAGTCGTTTTACAAAAAATGCATGAGCAACGTGTTGAGAAAGCCTTAGTTATCGATGATAACTTCCATCTGTTAGGTATGATCACCGTTAAAGATTTCCAAAAAGCAGAACGTAAACCAAACGCATGTAAAGACGAGCAAGGCCGTCTGCGTGTAGGTGCGGCTGTTGGTGCTGGCCCAGGTAACGAAGAACGTGTTGATGCACTGGTTGCAGCAGGTGTTGACGTTCTGCTCATTGACTCATCACACGGTCATTCTGAAGGGGTTTTACAGCGTATTCGTGAAACTCGCCAAAAATACCCTGATTTACAAATCATTGGTGGTAACGTTGCAACAGCTGAAGGCGCGAAAGCGTTAGCAGACGCTGGTGTTAGCGCAGTGAAAGTGGGTATCGGCCCAGGTTCAATTTGTACGACTCGTATCGTCACTGGCGTGGGTGTACCTCAAATCACGGCAATCGCTGAAGCAGCGGGCGCATTAGAAGGCACTGGCATTCCTGTTATTGCAGATGGTGGTATCCGTTTCTCTGGTGATATTTCTAAAGCTATCGCGGCTGGCGCTGCGTGTGTGATGGTCGGTTCAATGTTTGCAGGTACCGAAGAATCTCCTGGTGAAACTATCCTGTTCCAAGGCCGTACCTATAAAGCGTACCGTGGAATGGGTTCTCTGGGCGCAATGTCTAAAGGCTCTTCAGACCGTTATTTCCAATCTGATAACGCAGCAGACAAACTGGTTCCAGAAGGTATCGAAGGTCGCGTGGCTTACAAAGGTCGCTTAAAAGAGATCATTCACCAACAAATGGGTGGTTTACGCTCATGTATGGGTCTGACAGGCTGCGGTACTATCGATATGCTGAGAACGAAAGCTGAATTTGTGCGTATCAGTGGTGCGGGTATTCAAGAAAGTCACGTTCATGATGTGACTATCACTAAAGAGTCTCCTAACTATCGCTTAGGGCAGTAA